From the genome of Colwellia psychrerythraea 34H, one region includes:
- a CDS encoding DeoR/GlpR family DNA-binding transcription regulator produces MSKRNTQQRRHNIIADLNAQGEVSVDSLAKQFDTSEVTIRKDLAALETSGLLLRRYGGAVALPSEITEAKVDQLSQQKLHIAKKAAMLIRDHNRIIIDSGQTTSALVSELANKKGLVVMTNALSIANEIHALENEPTLLMTGGTWDATSEAFQGQVAEQVLRSYDFDQLFIGADGIDIKRGTTTFNELIGLSRVMAEVAREVIVMVESAKITKKIPNLELNWQQIHTVITDDGLSEEMRIALTEQGVKLIIAKG; encoded by the coding sequence ATGTCGAAACGAAATACTCAACAACGTCGTCATAATATAATTGCTGATTTAAATGCTCAGGGTGAAGTGAGTGTTGACAGTTTAGCCAAGCAATTTGATACGTCAGAAGTTACTATCAGAAAAGATCTCGCCGCTCTTGAAACCAGTGGTTTATTACTAAGGCGCTATGGTGGCGCGGTTGCTTTGCCAAGTGAAATCACTGAAGCAAAGGTAGACCAACTGTCTCAACAAAAGTTACATATAGCCAAAAAAGCGGCCATGCTCATTCGTGATCACAATCGTATTATTATCGATAGCGGTCAAACTACGTCTGCTTTAGTAAGCGAATTAGCGAATAAGAAAGGTTTAGTGGTCATGACTAATGCGCTTAGCATTGCTAACGAAATTCATGCCTTAGAAAATGAACCAACATTATTGATGACCGGTGGAACTTGGGATGCTACCTCTGAAGCTTTTCAGGGACAAGTTGCAGAACAAGTTTTACGATCGTACGACTTTGACCAGCTCTTTATCGGTGCTGATGGTATCGATATTAAGCGCGGAACGACGACTTTTAATGAATTAATCGGCCTGAGCCGAGTAATGGCTGAAGTGGCTCGTGAAGTTATAGTGATGGTTGAATCGGCAAAAATAACGAAGAAAATCCCTAATTTAGAACTCAATTGGCAGCAAATTCATACAGTGATCACAGATGATGGTCTCTCAGAAGAAATGCGAATAGCCTTAACTGAGCAAGGCGTAAAATTAATTATCGCCAAAGGTTAA
- the glmU gene encoding bifunctional UDP-N-acetylglucosamine diphosphorylase/glucosamine-1-phosphate N-acetyltransferase GlmU: MSLSVVILAAGKGTRMRSSLPKVLHSVAEKPMVGHVIDSARQLGASNIYVVYGFGGDVLKATLTKDNTGDDLTFVEQVEQLGTGHAVDQASPFLTDDEDVLVLYGDVPLTKVSTLESLLAAKPTDGMALLTVHLANPMGYGRIVRQEISGKQQVVGIIEQKDANEEQLKINEANTGILLANGGDLKRWLSNLSSDNAQGEYYLTDIIAAAHGEGKVVATAHPETEIEVEGANNRVQLATLERAYQARIAEELMIAGASLRDPARIDVRGNLTTGTEVSIDINCIFEGEVSLADNVQIGANCIIKNSTIGANVEIKPNSIIEDTIIEADCSVGPFARLRPGSVMKQDSHVGNFVEMKKTTLGVGSKAGHLSYLGNAEIGTKVNIGAGTITCNYDGVNKSTTEIGDNAFIGSNSSLVAPVIIGNSATVGAGSVISKEVEDNDLALTRAKQRNIAGWQRPVKKS, encoded by the coding sequence ATGTCACTTTCTGTTGTTATTCTTGCCGCGGGTAAAGGTACCCGTATGCGCTCCTCTTTGCCAAAAGTACTTCATAGTGTAGCTGAAAAGCCTATGGTAGGTCATGTTATTGATAGTGCACGTCAACTTGGTGCTAGCAATATCTATGTAGTGTATGGCTTTGGCGGTGACGTATTAAAAGCAACACTCACTAAAGATAATACCGGTGATGACTTAACGTTTGTTGAGCAAGTTGAACAACTTGGTACAGGCCACGCCGTTGATCAAGCTTCACCATTTTTAACGGATGATGAAGACGTGTTAGTCCTTTATGGTGATGTCCCGTTAACTAAAGTCTCTACTTTAGAAAGTTTATTAGCCGCTAAGCCTACAGATGGTATGGCGCTATTAACGGTTCATCTAGCTAACCCAATGGGTTATGGCCGAATTGTTCGTCAAGAAATTTCAGGAAAACAGCAAGTTGTTGGTATTATTGAGCAAAAAGATGCTAACGAAGAACAGCTAAAAATTAACGAAGCCAATACCGGTATTTTATTGGCCAATGGCGGCGATCTAAAACGTTGGTTAAGTAACTTATCTAGTGATAATGCTCAAGGTGAATACTACCTAACAGATATTATTGCTGCTGCTCATGGTGAAGGTAAGGTTGTTGCTACAGCTCATCCTGAGACAGAAATAGAAGTAGAAGGCGCTAATAACCGTGTGCAATTAGCAACATTAGAACGTGCTTACCAAGCGAGAATCGCTGAAGAACTGATGATAGCTGGCGCAAGTTTACGCGACCCTGCTCGCATTGATGTTCGTGGTAATTTAACCACAGGCACTGAAGTGAGTATCGATATTAATTGTATTTTTGAAGGTGAAGTAAGCCTTGCTGATAACGTGCAGATAGGCGCGAACTGTATTATTAAAAACAGTACCATTGGTGCTAACGTTGAAATTAAGCCAAACAGTATTATCGAAGATACGATTATTGAAGCTGATTGTTCGGTAGGCCCATTTGCTCGCCTTCGTCCAGGTTCAGTAATGAAACAAGACTCACATGTGGGCAACTTCGTTGAAATGAAAAAAACTACTCTGGGTGTTGGCAGCAAAGCAGGGCACTTAAGTTATTTGGGTAATGCAGAAATTGGCACTAAGGTAAATATTGGTGCGGGCACTATTACCTGTAACTATGATGGTGTAAATAAATCAACCACCGAAATTGGTGACAATGCTTTCATTGGTTCTAATAGCTCATTGGTAGCACCGGTAATTATTGGCAATTCAGCAACTGTTGGTGCCGGTTCAGTGATTAGCAAAGAAGTAGAAGATAATGATTTAGCACTAACTCGAGCCAAGCAACGTAATATTGCTGGTTGGCAGAGACCTGTTAAAAAGAGTTAA
- a CDS encoding nitrate reductase gives MSDLLPTSPLTSPVIKTGEPSLIQSTCAYCGVGCGVDIGVADGKATSLVGSAAHPSNYGRLCVKGSNLLNTIDLTGRLLSPEIAGEQVSWDKATDYVAEQFNDIIKKYGKDSVAFYVSGQLLTEDYYIANKLMKGYIGSGNIDTNSRLCMSSAVSAYKRAFGEDVVPCTYQDLEETDLLLLTGSNAAWTHPVLYQRIERAKKINPAMKVVVIDPRKTATCELADNFIQLKPGTDAAFFNGLLHFLSENQGLDTDYIAQHTEGFEQALTQATSWTVTKVAEFCQVSIEELTTVYQLFCSSEKAITFYSMGINQSSSGVDKCQTIINCHLASGKIGKAGSGPFSITGQPNAMGGREVGGLANQLAAHMDIDNPQHQDKVQRFWQSPTIANKQGAKAIDLFDKLASGEIKAVWIMATNPVVSLPNRAKITAALKKCELVVVSDCVEQNDTLAFADVKLPATPWLEKNGTVTNSERRISRQRNAVLPAGQAKHDWQIIQDVATKMGFSGFDFDDVSDVFKEHAQLTQFENDGERLLDLSGLSQLTAKEYNELAPIQWPVNDANPEGCARVYADGKFNTPSGKAKFIPVKPQLPLQKTSAEFPFVLNSGRLRDQWHTMTRTGKTNKLSKHTDKPYLYLHPTDAKALAVQNDDMLSITASTGQAIAHVKVDAKQRLGECFMPIHWNQNYASHGNVSDLYQSIVDPLSGQAESKQGAVALGKKTYKQYISVHTTSKITLSADFWVKSTTAYGDSYQVALDEPTIDALLLCQQISGLSGEWLTFIQDNQSYVVCLQAGKLAFLGYFSATWPEIEQSWLEHVFGSKTLEFATIQSLLLGISSDEFNQGKQVCSCYSVGEKTINEAIAQGCGSVEALGEKLQCGTKCGSCKPELASLISQYNADPIETAIVLAED, from the coding sequence TTGAGCGATTTATTACCGACATCACCGCTTACCTCACCTGTAATTAAAACCGGTGAACCGTCACTTATCCAAAGTACTTGTGCCTATTGTGGCGTGGGTTGTGGTGTTGATATTGGCGTAGCAGATGGCAAAGCAACGTCATTAGTAGGCTCCGCTGCCCATCCTTCAAACTATGGCAGACTATGTGTTAAAGGTAGTAACTTACTTAATACTATCGATTTAACGGGTCGCTTGTTATCCCCTGAAATCGCAGGTGAGCAAGTAAGTTGGGATAAAGCGACTGATTACGTTGCTGAACAATTTAACGACATCATAAAAAAATATGGTAAAGACTCTGTTGCCTTCTATGTGTCAGGTCAGTTATTAACTGAAGATTACTACATTGCTAACAAGCTGATGAAGGGTTATATCGGCTCAGGTAATATTGATACTAACTCTCGTCTTTGCATGTCGTCAGCCGTATCAGCATACAAGCGTGCTTTTGGTGAAGATGTTGTTCCGTGTACTTATCAAGATTTAGAAGAAACTGATCTATTATTACTTACGGGTTCTAATGCGGCATGGACTCATCCAGTTTTATATCAACGTATTGAACGCGCTAAAAAAATTAACCCTGCAATGAAAGTTGTAGTGATTGATCCGAGAAAAACAGCAACTTGTGAATTAGCCGATAACTTTATTCAATTGAAGCCTGGTACTGATGCTGCTTTTTTTAATGGTTTATTACACTTTTTAAGTGAAAACCAAGGATTAGATACAGATTATATCGCTCAGCACACCGAAGGATTTGAGCAAGCACTTACCCAAGCCACAAGTTGGACAGTAACGAAGGTTGCAGAGTTTTGCCAAGTTAGCATAGAAGAACTTACTACCGTTTATCAATTATTCTGCAGCAGTGAAAAAGCAATTACCTTTTATTCTATGGGCATCAATCAATCCTCATCCGGGGTAGATAAATGCCAAACTATTATTAACTGTCATTTAGCCAGTGGTAAAATCGGTAAAGCTGGCAGTGGTCCTTTCTCTATTACAGGACAACCTAATGCTATGGGCGGCAGAGAAGTTGGTGGATTAGCCAATCAACTTGCCGCGCATATGGATATCGACAACCCACAGCATCAAGACAAAGTGCAACGTTTTTGGCAATCACCCACCATAGCCAACAAGCAAGGAGCTAAAGCGATTGATCTGTTTGATAAACTTGCTTCAGGTGAGATTAAAGCGGTCTGGATAATGGCGACCAACCCAGTGGTAAGCCTACCTAATCGCGCTAAGATTACTGCCGCGCTGAAAAAGTGTGAGTTAGTCGTGGTGTCTGATTGTGTTGAGCAAAACGATACCTTAGCTTTTGCCGATGTAAAATTACCGGCAACACCATGGTTAGAAAAAAACGGAACAGTGACTAACTCAGAGCGCCGTATCTCTCGCCAACGTAATGCCGTCTTACCCGCAGGACAAGCTAAGCACGATTGGCAAATTATCCAAGACGTTGCCACCAAAATGGGTTTTAGTGGTTTTGATTTTGACGATGTTAGTGATGTGTTCAAAGAACATGCTCAACTTACTCAATTTGAAAACGACGGTGAACGTCTGCTTGATTTAAGTGGTTTAAGTCAATTAACAGCCAAAGAATATAACGAACTTGCACCAATACAATGGCCAGTAAATGATGCTAATCCTGAAGGTTGTGCGCGCGTTTACGCAGACGGAAAGTTTAATACACCGTCTGGTAAGGCGAAATTTATTCCTGTTAAACCACAATTACCACTTCAAAAAACGTCTGCTGAATTCCCGTTTGTATTAAACAGCGGTCGATTGCGTGATCAATGGCACACCATGACACGAACTGGTAAAACAAATAAGTTGTCAAAACATACAGACAAGCCCTACCTTTATTTACACCCAACTGATGCTAAAGCATTAGCGGTACAAAATGACGATATGCTGTCGATCACCGCCAGTACAGGACAAGCGATCGCGCATGTAAAAGTCGATGCAAAGCAGCGGTTAGGTGAATGTTTTATGCCAATTCACTGGAATCAGAACTATGCCTCACACGGTAATGTTAGCGATTTATATCAAAGTATTGTTGATCCTCTTTCTGGTCAAGCGGAGAGTAAGCAAGGTGCTGTCGCCTTAGGTAAAAAAACGTATAAGCAATATATAAGTGTACATACCACCAGTAAGATTACGTTAAGTGCTGACTTCTGGGTTAAAAGTACCACCGCTTATGGTGATTCATATCAAGTTGCTTTAGATGAACCAACCATTGATGCTTTGCTGTTGTGTCAACAAATCAGTGGTTTATCAGGTGAATGGTTAACGTTTATTCAAGACAACCAAAGTTATGTGGTTTGTTTACAAGCCGGCAAGCTAGCCTTTTTAGGTTACTTCTCAGCAACGTGGCCTGAAATAGAGCAATCATGGCTTGAACATGTTTTTGGTTCAAAAACCTTAGAGTTTGCCACTATTCAATCGCTACTACTTGGCATTTCTAGTGATGAGTTTAACCAAGGAAAACAAGTGTGTAGCTGTTATAGCGTTGGAGAAAAAACCATTAACGAAGCGATAGCACAAGGCTGTGGTAGTGTTGAAGCCTTAGGTGAAAAACTACAATGTGGTACTAAATGTGGTTCTTGTAAGCCTGAATTAGCCAGTTTAATCAGCCAGTACAATGCAGACCCTATTGAAACTGCCATAGTGCTGGCCGAAGATTGA
- the nirD gene encoding nitrite reductase small subunit NirD: protein MTTTTNKAWRTICKATELVKDSGISALIANSAGEDEQIAIFHIPNSEEKIYAVGNYDPIGQANVLYRGLVGCIDDEPVVSSPLYKQHYSLKTGRCLQEDQTIAVYDIRIENEQVQLFY from the coding sequence ATGACTACAACCACGAACAAAGCATGGCGCACTATTTGTAAGGCAACTGAACTAGTAAAAGATTCTGGTATCAGTGCTTTAATAGCTAACTCGGCGGGTGAAGATGAGCAAATTGCCATCTTTCATATACCTAACAGCGAAGAAAAAATATATGCCGTAGGTAACTACGACCCTATTGGTCAAGCCAATGTCTTATATCGCGGTCTTGTTGGCTGTATTGATGATGAGCCAGTGGTTTCTTCGCCATTATATAAACAACATTACTCGTTAAAAACAGGTCGTTGTTTACAAGAAGATCAGACTATTGCCGTTTACGATATACGGATTGAAAACGAGCAAGTACAACTTTTTTACTAG
- the nirB gene encoding nitrite reductase large subunit NirB has product MNTDKQLLTKTNIVVVGNGMVGHHFVEEMAKNPNYQITVLSAESRLAYDRVHLSEYFGGKTADDLAMTTPEHYEALGVTFKTNAKVILIDKIVQYVTTESGETYHYDKLILATGSYPFVPPIPGKDQDHCLVYRTIDDLEDIAASAKESKVGVVIGGGLLGLEAANAIKQLGLQTHVVEFAPQLMGVQIDGGGGRLLRQKIEDLGVQVHTSKATSVIEKGNTSRYKLCFSDETELETDLILFSAGIRPYDNLAREFDLTLGERGGIVVNNQCQTSDENIYAIGECALWNNFIFGLVAPGYAMAKVVAKHIAGFTNEGNGENGEIAEFTGADMSTKLKLMGVEVGSIGDAHGKTEGALTYTYENQPEGVYKKIVVSSDKKSLLGAVLIGDTSEYDTLLQYMLNAIELPESPEGLILPMAADKPTLGVDALPDTATICSCHNVTKGDIIASIDAGAMTVGDVKSCTKAGSGCGGCAALVKSVADNEFEKRGVEVKKDICEHFAYSRQEIYDIVSVGKIKTFDELLEKHGRGLGCEICKPVAGSVLASVWNDYILKKPHLSLQDTNDTYLGNMQKDGTYSVVPRIAGGEITPDKLIVLGEVAKKYNLYTKITGGARVDLFGARVEQLPPIWKELVDAGFETGHAYGKSLRTVKSCVGSTWCRYGVQDSMSMAIDLEHRYKGLRAPHKIKFGVSGCTRECAEAQGKDIGIIATDNGWNLYVAGNGGMKPRHGDLFATDLDDETLVKYVDRILMFYVQTGDRLQRTSTWIDNLEGGLAYLQDVIINDSLGLNDALETQMKAIVGTYQCEWKTTIEDPEALKRFQPFVNSDKSDSNIQFVTEREQIRPARGQEKIDVKFIDATEKEAVAEEA; this is encoded by the coding sequence ATGAATACAGATAAACAGCTATTAACTAAAACTAATATTGTTGTGGTAGGTAACGGCATGGTTGGCCATCACTTTGTTGAGGAAATGGCTAAAAATCCAAACTATCAAATAACAGTGCTCTCAGCGGAGTCTCGCTTAGCTTACGATAGAGTTCACTTATCGGAATATTTTGGTGGTAAAACTGCTGACGATTTAGCAATGACTACACCGGAACATTATGAAGCCTTAGGGGTGACCTTTAAAACCAATGCTAAAGTGATCCTGATTGATAAAATCGTTCAATATGTGACGACTGAAAGTGGCGAAACTTATCATTATGATAAATTAATTTTAGCTACCGGCTCGTACCCATTTGTTCCTCCCATTCCTGGTAAGGACCAAGATCATTGTTTAGTTTATCGTACTATTGATGATTTAGAAGACATCGCCGCTAGCGCTAAAGAAAGCAAAGTCGGCGTGGTTATTGGTGGTGGTTTATTAGGTCTTGAAGCGGCAAACGCTATCAAGCAATTAGGTCTACAAACACACGTTGTTGAATTTGCCCCACAATTAATGGGTGTTCAAATTGATGGTGGTGGCGGTCGTTTATTAAGACAAAAAATTGAAGACTTAGGTGTACAAGTTCACACCTCTAAAGCGACAAGCGTAATCGAAAAAGGCAATACTAGCCGCTATAAATTATGTTTTAGTGACGAGACTGAATTAGAAACCGATCTAATTTTATTTTCTGCAGGTATTCGCCCGTATGACAACCTTGCACGTGAATTTGACCTTACTTTAGGTGAGCGTGGCGGTATTGTTGTTAACAATCAGTGTCAAACCTCAGACGAAAATATTTACGCCATTGGTGAATGTGCTTTATGGAATAACTTTATCTTTGGTTTAGTTGCACCGGGTTATGCTATGGCTAAAGTTGTCGCCAAACACATTGCTGGCTTTACTAATGAAGGAAATGGTGAAAACGGAGAAATTGCTGAGTTTACGGGTGCGGATATGAGTACTAAGTTAAAACTCATGGGCGTAGAAGTTGGCTCAATTGGTGATGCTCACGGTAAAACTGAAGGTGCATTAACCTACACTTACGAAAATCAACCTGAAGGTGTTTATAAGAAAATAGTAGTCTCTTCGGATAAAAAATCCTTACTAGGTGCTGTGCTTATTGGTGATACCAGTGAATACGATACCTTATTGCAATATATGCTTAATGCCATTGAATTACCTGAGTCTCCAGAAGGTCTTATCTTACCAATGGCTGCTGATAAGCCGACATTAGGTGTTGATGCCTTACCTGATACGGCAACCATTTGTTCATGTCATAACGTCACTAAAGGCGACATTATTGCTTCTATTGATGCAGGCGCGATGACCGTTGGCGATGTTAAAAGCTGTACTAAAGCCGGCTCTGGTTGTGGTGGCTGTGCTGCCTTGGTTAAAAGCGTTGCTGATAACGAATTTGAAAAACGCGGTGTTGAAGTTAAGAAAGACATTTGTGAGCATTTTGCTTATTCACGTCAAGAAATATACGACATTGTTAGTGTTGGAAAAATCAAAACCTTCGACGAGCTACTTGAAAAACATGGTCGTGGTCTAGGTTGTGAAATTTGTAAACCGGTAGCTGGCTCTGTGCTTGCTTCTGTATGGAATGACTACATTCTTAAAAAACCTCATTTATCTCTACAAGATACTAACGATACCTACCTTGGTAACATGCAAAAAGATGGTACCTACTCAGTTGTTCCTCGAATTGCTGGCGGTGAAATTACCCCTGACAAACTTATCGTATTAGGTGAAGTAGCTAAAAAATATAATCTTTATACCAAAATTACCGGTGGCGCACGGGTTGATTTATTCGGCGCACGTGTTGAGCAATTACCGCCAATTTGGAAAGAATTAGTCGATGCTGGTTTTGAAACAGGTCATGCCTACGGTAAATCATTACGTACGGTTAAATCATGTGTTGGTTCTACTTGGTGTCGTTACGGCGTTCAAGACAGCATGAGCATGGCTATCGACTTAGAGCACAGATACAAAGGTTTACGTGCTCCGCATAAGATTAAGTTCGGCGTGTCGGGTTGTACTCGTGAGTGTGCTGAAGCACAAGGTAAAGATATCGGCATAATCGCAACAGATAATGGTTGGAACTTATACGTTGCTGGTAACGGTGGTATGAAACCTCGCCACGGTGATTTATTCGCCACGGATTTAGATGATGAAACCTTAGTTAAATATGTTGACCGTATCTTGATGTTCTACGTACAAACGGGCGACAGATTACAACGTACATCAACTTGGATCGACAACTTAGAGGGCGGTTTAGCTTACTTACAAGACGTTATCATCAATGACAGCTTAGGCCTAAATGATGCGTTAGAAACACAAATGAAAGCCATTGTTGGTACCTATCAATGTGAATGGAAAACAACTATTGAAGATCCAGAAGCATTAAAACGTTTCCAACCATTTGTTAACTCAGATAAAAGTGATAGTAACATCCAATTTGTGACTGAACGCGAACAAATTCGTCCTGCACGTGGACAAGAAAAAATTGATGTTAAATTTATCGACGCAACTGAAAAAGAAGCCGTAGCTGAAGAAGCTTAA